The genomic segment TCAGGGGTGTTGGCGGCGGGGGGGGGCGCAGCGCGGCCACCATTCCGCGCAGCAGGCTGGCGTAGGATACTCCGCCGGTGACGAGCCTCGCCAGTTCGCGCGGATTGCGCAGCTTTTCCGAATAGCGGGCGCGGATGGCCGCGGGCGGGAGCGCCGCGTCGTCGCTTTCGAACGTCCAGGGGTTGGCCAGAACGAGCGCGTCGCATCCGCCCCCCGAAACCAGCATCAGCGCCGAAGCGGCATCGCAATTGCCAAAGGCCACCACGCGCCGCACACGGGGCGCTTCGCGGCGAAAGGCCCGGATTGCAGCACCGAGATCGGCTCCGGCATCGCGGAATCCGCAATTGTCGCCGGAACTGTCGCCTACGCCCCGCCGATCGAACCGCCAGACGGGATAGCCGGACCGCGCGACCCGCGCGGCGAGGCGCGAGAGCGACCCGAACGGCCCACTGCGGACCTCGTTTCCCCCGCCCAGGATCAGCAGCCCGCTCGCGCCCTCGGCCTCGTCCAGCGTGGCGACGAGCGTTTCGTCCTCGCATGGGAAGCTGACGAACCGCCGGGTCACGCGAACCGCTCCGCGACGATCGCGGCCAGCGCGTCGGCCTGCGCCGCATCGTGCGCCGGTTCTGCTCTCAGCCACAGGCCGGGGCCGGGCAGATCGGACTGTGTTACCTGGTGGGCAGGCGGGCGCGGCGGTGCGGCGGTCTCCAGCTGCGCAATCATCGCCGGTCCGAGTTCGAAACCAGCGAGCGTGCAACCCTCCCGCCGCGCATGCGCCAGCAACGTCTCGCGCGAGGTATCGTGACCAGCCTCCCGATCCGCGAGTATGCGCGCGCGCAGGAGGGCGCGGAGTATCGTCTCTCCCCTGACCGGAGCGTAACACAGGCCCGGAAGAACGCCCGGGTCGATGAGCGCCCCCGCGCGCAGCGTCACGACATGGGTAACGCCGCTCTCCCTCGCCAGAGCGGCAATGGCGGTC from the Aurantiacibacter spongiae genome contains:
- a CDS encoding hydrolase 1, exosortase A system-associated, translated to MTRRFVSFPCEDETLVATLDEAEGASGLLILGGGNEVRSGPFGSLSRLAARVARSGYPVWRFDRRGVGDSSGDNCGFRDAGADLGAAIRAFRREAPRVRRVVAFGNCDAASALMLVSGGGCDALVLANPWTFESDDAALPPAAIRARYSEKLRNPRELARLVTGGVSYASLLRGMVAALRPPPPPTPLIEDMAAGLARYHGAVEILLAGRDRTAQAFARSWPENDDRIMKREQADHAFSAPEDADWLAERLLVVLHEQARQLDMG